A portion of the Plasmodium relictum strain SGS1 genome assembly, chromosome: 11 genome contains these proteins:
- a CDS encoding 60S ribosomal protein L39, putative produces MGSIKSFKLKQKLGKKKRQNRPVPHWYRLKKDTKIRYNTKRRHWRRTKLGL; encoded by the exons atg GGATCAATAAAAAGTTTcaaattaaaacaaaagcTTGGAAAAAAGAAGAGGCAAAATAGGCCAGTGCCTCATTGGTATAGATTAAAGAAAGATACGAAAATAag ATATAACACAAAAAGAAGACACTGGAGAAGAACTAAATTAGGATTATAA